The Hemiscyllium ocellatum isolate sHemOce1 chromosome 22, sHemOce1.pat.X.cur, whole genome shotgun sequence genome includes a region encoding these proteins:
- the dkk1b gene encoding dickkopf-related protein 1b — MYLEAVRVGRLMLTFCLCNTVSSFNSNAIKTANGVVLSPSHPVSAAPQVVVYHSVNKNHAVEQFQISSCLDDRDCAVEQFCSSSRAAAQHCLNCRRRRKRCLRDAMCCPGTRCSNGLCMPNDVEHTPGEIEESILDSWNHEEQQTTLDSHLRRTTLPARSHPVKGQEGDVCLRSSDCDQGLCCARHFWSKICKPVLREGQVCTKHKRKGSRGLEIFQRCDCAQGFSCRIQRGGNHGKSSRLHTCQ, encoded by the exons ATGTATTTGGAAGCTGTGAGAGTTGGCAGGCTGATGCTCACCTTCTGCCTCTGTAACACCGTGAGCTCCTTCAACTCGAATGCCATCAAGACAGCCAATGGTGTGGTATTGAGTCCCAGCCACCCAGTCAGCGCGGCTCCCCAGGTTGTAGTTTATCACAGTGTCAACAAGAACCACGCTGTAGAGCAATTCCAG ATCTCCAGTTGTCTGGATGACCGGGACTGCGCTGTCGAGCAGTTCTGTTCCTCTTCCCGAGCCGCTGCCCAACATTGCCTGAACTGCCGCCGGCGACGGAAGCGCTGTCTCCGAGATGCGATGTGCTGTCCGGGGACTCGCTGCAGCAATG GACTGTGCATGCCCAATGATGTTGAACACACTCCTGGTGAAATTGAGGAGAGCATCCTGGATAGTTGGAACCACGAGGAGCAGCAAACCACCCTGGATAGTCATCTGAGGAGGACAACCCTCCCAGCACGGTCCCATCCAGTTAAAG GACAAGAAGGTGATGTTTGCCTCAGATCCTCTGACTGTGACCAAGGCCTATGCTGTGCCCGACACTTCTGGTCCAAGATCTGCAAACCGGTGCTGAGGGAAGGTCAGGTGTGCACCAAACACAAGCGCAAAGGCTCCCGTGGCCTGGAGATCTTCCAGAGATGTGACTGCGCCCAGGGTTTCTCATGTCGGATACAGAGAGGAGGGAATCATGGCAAGAGCTCGAGGCTGCACACCTGCCAGTGA